The Patescibacteria group bacterium nucleotide sequence CCGCGGAATGGTGCCGGCGGCACTGTTGGTGTGAACCGTGGACAAGACTAGGTGGCCAGTCAGGGCGGCCTGGATCGCTATCTCGGTCGTTTCGCTGTCTCTGATTTCACCCACCATTACGATATCGGGGTCCTGCCGTAGAATTGCCCGCAGACCCTTGGCAAAAGTGTAATCACGCGCCGAATCGATCTGGCTTTGGCTGATGCCGGCCAGTTTGTATTCGATTGGATCCTCGAGCGTAATAATTTTGCTCTCGGGATCATTGAGATGATTCAGAATCGCGTACAGAGTAGTGGTCTTGCCAGAACCAGTCGGTCCGGTCGTGATAATCATTCCATTAGGGCGCTTTATTTCCTGCTTGAGCTGCTCATAGGCTAGCCCTCGAATACCCAGCTCATCGAAGGCCAGCGCCGTGGCTGACGATCGCAACAGCCGCATTACCACGCTTTCGCCATAGGCCGTCGGCAGAGTGGAAACACGAATGTCGATTTTATCTTTATCCATCGTCACGGTGATCCGGCCGTCCTGCGGTATGGTGTTGACGTTCATTTTCAGTTTGGCCATTAGCTTGATACGGTTGATTACCTTGACCCAACTTTCCTTCGGCAACGTGGCCACTTCAAATAAGACGCCGTCAATGCGAAATCGTACCTGGATATCGTTTTCGTTGGCTTCGATGTGGACGTCAGACGCGCCCGTATTGATGCCGGCCGCCAATATCATGGTAAACACATCCGTGATCGAGGCGGTTTTTACTTTTTTATCAAGCACTTCAAAGTCAACAATCTCCGCCTGATAACGGACGATATCCGCCTGGCTAATTTCCAGCCCGGAGCTGACTACCTTGTGCTTGACTACCCGGGCGTAATTCTTGAGCGCGTATTGAAAACTGTCATCGGAGATAAGATACAGATCCACCCCGCCTTTGAATCGTTCGTTCAGCTCTTCGAGTAGGTTAGCGGTGGTGTTCAGGCTGGGATCGACTATGCCTACCCGCACCCGTTCGTTGCTGATATAGAAAACGATCGCCTTATTTGTATTAGCCGATTCCTCGCTGATAATCGATATGGTGTCCGGGCCGATCGGGTAGCCGCGTAGGCTGATATAGTTCAATTTTAACTCGTCGGCTTTTTGCTTGGTCAGGCGCTCGTGTTCCTTGATGTCGATCTGAACAATCTTCTTCTGGAGTGTTCCGCTGGTATTATCGGAATCCTCTCCGGTGTTGGCCGAGTCCTGCGATTGGCGGATCAAATCCTCGATTGATGTGCTGGTGGGTTGGGTCATACCCGATAAGTATATCAAAATCTAGCCAATAATAAAAATCTGCTCGATTCGGCAGAAATGGTTCGGGCTATTTAATCCGGGGTTGTAGTATATCCAAGACCCGCCGCTCCGCGCCGGCCAAATCAAGTCCGCTGAATTCAATTCGGGTAAAATCCTGCGTCCCTTTCGGACCGTAGTCCCGAAATAGTTCTAGGTCGTTCAGATATGCCGGCGTATGCACCACGCCCCCGATCATACCCTGGGATTTTTCGTAAAGTATAAACACGGCTTTGGCAGCGGGCGTGTTCACTATCAGCTCATCAACCACGCCGGGCAATTCATCGAATTGCGCACCAGACTTGGTAAAATCATCCAGGCTGAGGAGCGACCAGACGATGTCTTGCGACTTGGTGCTGCGCAGCCGCGCCAGCGCCCGCCCCCATAGTTTCAGCGTGGCCAGAGACTTGGTCTGATACAGATTCTTTATTATTTCATCCCGGCGCGCCCCTGACGCGATCAGGTGGCTGGCCACCGCCAAAGATTTGGGCGTCACGCTGGGTGTTTGAAAACTTTTCGTCTTGGATATTATGCCCGCCAGCAGATTGGTGGCAATGTGCTCATCCATCAGGCTGTCCCCGAGTGACTTAATTAACTCAAAAACTATTTCCGAGGTCGAGGCGGCCGTAACGTCAACAATGTTCACTTGGCCGTACTGTTCGTTGGATGGACTGTGATCAACGTTCAACACCGGCGTACGATAAAAAAACTCAGTGTTGTTGTCATACAGCTGGCCGAGAGATTCCAGGTCGGGCGATTCCAGCACCACTACCAAGTCGTAGGTAAAGCTGCCCGCCGACGTGGTCACATCCTTCTCTTCATAATACCCGTTCCGTGGTGTAATATATATCTGAAGCTTGTTGTCTTGAATATCGTAGCTTAGCTCCTCCACCGCCGTTCGGCTGACATCCAGCGCGATGATGAATTTGCGCAAACTGGACAGGTCGGTTCGAATGCCTTCGCTCTTGGGCAAAAACCCGGCGTTGGGTGGCAGCGTGAATTCATTACAGACAATCTTGCTGCGCTTACCCAGTTTCTCCAGCGCCAAAAACAATCCCAGCCCGGACGATATGGCATCAAGCGATGGATTTCTCGGCAGCACAACCAGTGTATTTTGACTGCGACTAATAAATTCTTGGGCTTGTTGAAACGTAGACAACGCCATAGGACGCGCTCTTGTGACAGGGATTAATTACGTGTTGATGGGTTAGCTTACCGCTTGTTTTGTGTCCTTGTCAAGCCCGCTGGCCGGAATAATATTACTTTATGAAATATATCAGCAAATCACTGGCTCAAACTGATAATATTGCCCTTATATTAGCCAAATTACTTAGGGGCGGCGACGTGATTTTTCTGCGTGGCGGGCTAGGCAGCGGCAAGACCGCCCTAATGAAGGGCGTGGCTAAGCACCTTGGTATCCGTGAAACTGTTAAGAGCCCGACCTTTGTGCTGTCCAAACCATATCGTATCTGTCGTCCCGGTCGTTCCCGAGCCAACCGCTTCGTCCACGTTGACGCCTATCGTCTGACTTCTGCCCATGACCTGGCTGGTATCGGCTGGGGTGAAATAGCCGGCCAGAAGCAAACAATCGTGGCGGTGGAAAATCCCGGCCGAATGTTTGGCCGATATCGACCCAACCGCACGGTTCGCTTGCGTATGCTGGCTAGCGGCCATCGCGTGATCGAGTTTTGAACAAATCAGGTTAGCCGTCCAAATCAAATAAGTCCGCGTCTCGCTTGGGCGGTGCTTGTTTATGGCAATAATTAATTAGTGTCCGGCTGGTTGGGTGCTCTTGATTGGCAGGTCGGCGGTGTTTGTGCTGGTCTGCTTCAGCACGGTATCCTCGACCACCAGTTTCTCGCGAGACAGTCTGACCACTTGCTCCGCGCTGACAATCAACTGCCGATCAAATAAACCCGCAATACCGTAATGGGTCTTAATGCTGTATCTTTTGATCCGCTGTTCCAGTTCATCAATTTCAAACGACGTAACATAGCCCAGACGCAGACCGCTCTGGGTATAAACCGGCAGATTAAGCAGGTTTTTGTTCAATAACGTCATTGGACGCGGCTAGTTGACGGCGACGGCGTATAAATAGGTATTGCTGCGCGACCTGGAAGAGCGTCGACACCGCCCAGTACATCGCTAAACCAGACGGCACGCTAGCACCGAATATAAACGTGACGATCGGCATGGTATAAGCCATCTGCCGGCTCATTGATTGAGCCAGGTTTTTGGTACCAGCAGCCGGCGCCTTGCTGGTCTTCATTAACATGCGCGTTTGCCAGAACTGTAGCACGGCTGCGATACCGGCCATGACGTAGTTTTTGGCTTTCAGATCGAGTAGGCCGATAAACATGGTTTTGATCGGCGTGTCGGTAAAAAATCCCCGCAAACCACTATACACATGATTTAACTGATCGGCCGTCAACAGCCCGGTGTCGGTGTGCGTGCGAGCTACAGCGATAAACACTTGATACAGCGCGATTAGTATCGGGAACTGAATTAATACCGGCAAACAGGACGACAGCGGATTTATCTTGTTCTCGCGATAAAACACCAGCAGTTGCCGGCTTAGCTCTTCTTTGTTGTTTTCGTATTTCTTGCGCAGCGCGTCCAGTTTGGGTTGAATCTCTTGCATGGCCTGCTGCGATTTGATCGATGACCAAGACGGAATGAACAACAAAAGCTTCAGCAGTATG carries:
- a CDS encoding GspE/PulE family protein, yielding MTQPTSTSIEDLIRQSQDSANTGEDSDNTSGTLQKKIVQIDIKEHERLTKQKADELKLNYISLRGYPIGPDTISIISEESANTNKAIVFYISNERVRVGIVDPSLNTTANLLEELNERFKGGVDLYLISDDSFQYALKNYARVVKHKVVSSGLEISQADIVRYQAEIVDFEVLDKKVKTASITDVFTMILAAGINTGASDVHIEANENDIQVRFRIDGVLFEVATLPKESWVKVINRIKLMAKLKMNVNTIPQDGRITVTMDKDKIDIRVSTLPTAYGESVVMRLLRSSATALAFDELGIRGLAYEQLKQEIKRPNGMIITTGPTGSGKTTTLYAILNHLNDPESKIITLEDPIEYKLAGISQSQIDSARDYTFAKGLRAILRQDPDIVMVGEIRDSETTEIAIQAALTGHLVLSTVHTNSAAGTIPRFIALNAKPFLLAPALNAVMAQRLIRRICANCKTEYHPSENEMVKVRQELEAIPVSSGYKVDINNLKFYHGSGCDKCQHLGLKGRVGIYEVMVMSPDVEKIILSGQVSEYVIQEAAVKNGMITMVQDGILKALDGLTTLEEVFRVAE
- a CDS encoding PRC-barrel domain-containing protein; this translates as MTLLNKNLLNLPVYTQSGLRLGYVTSFEIDELEQRIKRYSIKTHYGIAGLFDRQLIVSAEQVVRLSREKLVVEDTVLKQTSTNTADLPIKSTQPAGH
- the tsaE gene encoding tRNA (adenosine(37)-N6)-threonylcarbamoyltransferase complex ATPase subunit type 1 TsaE, with translation MKYISKSLAQTDNIALILAKLLRGGDVIFLRGGLGSGKTALMKGVAKHLGIRETVKSPTFVLSKPYRICRPGRSRANRFVHVDAYRLTSAHDLAGIGWGEIAGQKQTIVAVENPGRMFGRYRPNRTVRLRMLASGHRVIEF
- a CDS encoding YidC/Oxa1 family membrane protein insertase, coding for MIELFNKILFEPILNLLLLVYHYLPPHDLGTSIIVVTILLKLLLFIPSWSSIKSQQAMQEIQPKLDALRKKYENNKEELSRQLLVFYRENKINPLSSCLPVLIQFPILIALYQVFIAVARTHTDTGLLTADQLNHVYSGLRGFFTDTPIKTMFIGLLDLKAKNYVMAGIAAVLQFWQTRMLMKTSKAPAAGTKNLAQSMSRQMAYTMPIVTFIFGASVPSGLAMYWAVSTLFQVAQQYLFIRRRRQLAASNDVIEQKPA